Proteins encoded in a region of the Mycolicibacterium duvalii genome:
- a CDS encoding APC family permease, which yields MSSDTDAAAKTEAEPTRLARKITGPLLFLFILGDVLGAGVYALMGVLSEEVGGVLWAPMVLALLLALLTAGSYAELVTKYPRAGGAAVFAERAFKKPLISFLVGFSMLAAGVTSAAGLSLAFAGDYLATFVDVPVIPAALVFLALVAALNARGISESLKSNVVMTMIELTGLLIVIAVVAIMIGRGGGDVSRVGQFPEDTTPALAILGGAIIAYYSFVGFETSANVVEEIRNPTRVYPRALFGSLITAGVIYALVGLASAIALPSEDLAQSSGPLLEVVSATGVGVPEWLFSLIALIAVANGALLTMIMASRLTYGMAVQGLLPGGLATVLPNRRTPWVAIVATTVVAMLLTLTGDLSTLAETVVLLLLFVFTSTNVAVLVLRRDPVDHDHFRVWTAVPVLAVGSCVLLLTQQSATVWLFGAILLAVGAVLYAAARRLADQPLLRRSR from the coding sequence ATGTCGTCTGACACCGACGCCGCCGCGAAGACCGAGGCCGAACCCACGCGGCTGGCCCGCAAGATCACCGGGCCGCTGTTGTTCCTGTTCATCCTCGGCGACGTGCTCGGTGCCGGCGTGTACGCGTTGATGGGTGTGCTCTCCGAGGAGGTCGGCGGGGTGCTGTGGGCGCCGATGGTGCTGGCACTGCTGCTCGCGCTGCTCACCGCGGGCTCCTATGCGGAACTGGTGACGAAGTATCCGCGGGCGGGAGGCGCCGCGGTCTTCGCCGAACGGGCGTTCAAGAAACCGCTGATCTCGTTTCTGGTCGGCTTCAGCATGCTCGCCGCCGGGGTGACCAGCGCCGCCGGCCTGTCGCTGGCGTTCGCCGGGGACTACCTGGCCACCTTCGTCGACGTCCCGGTCATTCCGGCCGCGCTGGTGTTCCTGGCGCTGGTGGCGGCGCTGAATGCACGCGGTATCAGCGAGTCGCTGAAGTCCAACGTGGTGATGACGATGATCGAGCTGACCGGCCTGCTGATCGTGATCGCGGTCGTCGCGATCATGATCGGCCGCGGTGGCGGCGACGTGTCGCGGGTCGGGCAGTTCCCCGAAGACACCACACCGGCGCTGGCGATCCTCGGCGGCGCCATCATCGCGTACTACTCGTTCGTCGGGTTCGAGACGTCAGCCAACGTCGTCGAAGAGATCCGCAACCCGACCCGGGTCTACCCGCGAGCCCTGTTCGGCTCGTTGATCACCGCCGGAGTCATCTATGCGCTGGTCGGACTGGCCAGTGCGATCGCGCTGCCCTCCGAGGACCTGGCGCAGTCGTCGGGCCCGTTGCTGGAGGTCGTATCGGCCACCGGCGTGGGGGTTCCGGAATGGCTGTTCAGCCTCATCGCGCTGATCGCCGTGGCCAACGGGGCGTTGCTGACCATGATCATGGCCAGCCGGCTGACCTACGGCATGGCGGTGCAGGGGCTGCTTCCCGGGGGACTGGCGACCGTGCTGCCCAACCGGCGCACCCCGTGGGTGGCCATCGTCGCGACCACCGTGGTGGCGATGCTGCTGACGTTGACCGGCGATCTGTCCACCCTCGCCGAGACCGTGGTGCTGCTGCTGCTTTTCGTGTTCACCTCGACCAACGTCGCGGTGTTGGTGCTTCGCCGTGACCCCGTCGACCACGATCACTTCCGGGTCTGGACGGCCGTGCCCGTGCTCGCCGTCGGATCCTGCGTGCTGCTGCTGACCCAGCAGAGCGCCACGGTGTGGCTGTTCGGCGCGATCCTGTTGGCGGTGGGCGCGGTGCTCTACGCGGCGGCGCGGCGGCTGGCCGACCAGCCACTGTTGCGCAGATCGCGATAA
- a CDS encoding LLM class flavin-dependent oxidoreductase translates to MRFGNFMAPFHPVGQNPTLALERDLELIVAMDRLGFHEAWVGEHHSAGFEIIASPEVFIGVAAERTKHIKLGTGVSSLPYHHPLMLADRMVLLDHLTRGRVMLGCGPGQLTSDAHMLGIPADAQRPRMEECLDAIVRLLRGETVTMDTDGFTLADARLQLRPYSDPCFDIAVAATFSPTGPRGAGRHGIGMLSIAATAKQGMDLLAQHWNTWQEVAAEHGHVADRSKWRLVGPMHLAETREQAERDVEYGIADFSRYFAHLLPAGPVQGDTVAEIVENNRTSGFAVIGTPDDAIAKIEDLVEASDGGFGAFLLFDHDWAPPAAKLHSYELFAQYVIPHFTGQLAAPKASQDWVTGSGTTFVDRAAHAIGKAIEDHAAEQAAKQVR, encoded by the coding sequence ATGCGTTTCGGCAACTTCATGGCACCGTTCCACCCCGTCGGTCAGAACCCGACGCTGGCGCTGGAACGCGATCTCGAGCTGATCGTCGCGATGGACCGGCTGGGCTTCCACGAGGCATGGGTCGGCGAGCACCACTCGGCGGGGTTCGAGATCATCGCCTCTCCGGAGGTGTTCATCGGGGTGGCGGCCGAACGAACCAAACACATCAAGCTCGGCACCGGGGTCAGTTCACTGCCGTACCACCATCCGCTGATGCTCGCCGATCGCATGGTGCTGCTCGATCACCTCACCCGGGGCAGGGTCATGCTCGGATGCGGCCCGGGCCAACTGACCTCCGACGCGCACATGCTCGGTATCCCCGCCGACGCGCAGCGCCCCCGGATGGAGGAATGCCTGGACGCGATCGTGCGGCTGCTGCGCGGCGAGACGGTGACCATGGACACCGACGGCTTCACCTTGGCCGATGCCCGTCTGCAACTGCGGCCCTACAGCGACCCGTGCTTCGACATCGCCGTCGCGGCGACGTTCTCGCCGACCGGGCCGCGCGGCGCGGGCAGGCACGGTATCGGCATGCTCTCGATCGCGGCGACTGCCAAGCAGGGCATGGATCTGCTGGCCCAGCACTGGAACACCTGGCAGGAGGTCGCCGCGGAGCACGGTCATGTCGCCGACCGCTCGAAGTGGCGCCTGGTGGGGCCGATGCATCTCGCCGAGACCCGCGAGCAGGCCGAGCGTGACGTCGAGTACGGCATCGCCGACTTCTCCCGCTACTTCGCACACCTGCTGCCGGCCGGACCGGTACAGGGTGACACCGTCGCCGAGATCGTCGAGAACAATCGGACGTCGGGATTCGCGGTGATCGGCACCCCCGACGACGCGATCGCCAAGATCGAGGACCTGGTCGAGGCGAGCGACGGCGGATTCGGGGCCTTCCTGCTGTTCGACCACGACTGGGCACCGCCGGCGGCGAAGCTGCACAGCTATGAACTGTTCGCGCAGTACGTGATTCCGCACTTCACCGGGCAACTCGCCGCGCCGAAGGCGTCGCAAGACTGGGTCACCGGCAGCGGTACGACCTTCGTGGACCGGGCCGCGCACGCCATCGGCAAGGCGATCGAAGACCATGCGGCCGAACAGGCGGCCAAGCAGGTGCGGTAG